The proteins below are encoded in one region of Avibacterium volantium:
- the moeB gene encoding molybdopterin-synthase adenylyltransferase MoeB, with protein MIELTAEEELRYNRQIVLKAIDFDGQETLKESTMLIMGLGGLGCAASQYLAVAGIGKLILVDFDTVSLSNLQRQVLHDDSRLAMPKVESANLSLQRLNPHVELEAINQQLDDDALLALLQDVDVVLDCTDNVETRNQLDRCCEQSKTPLISGAAIRMEGQISVFTYEENTPTYRQLSQLFGNAPLSCVETGVLAPMVGIVGSMQALEAIKVRLKIGENLCGRLLLIDGFTMKIREIKIPV; from the coding sequence ATGATCGAACTCACTGCTGAAGAAGAACTGCGTTACAATCGCCAAATTGTGCTGAAAGCCATTGATTTTGACGGGCAAGAAACGCTGAAAGAAAGCACAATGCTGATAATGGGCTTGGGCGGTTTAGGCTGTGCGGCGAGCCAATATTTAGCCGTGGCAGGCATTGGCAAATTAATTTTAGTGGATTTTGATACCGTTTCTTTGTCTAACTTACAGCGCCAAGTGTTGCACGATGATAGCCGTCTGGCAATGCCCAAAGTGGAATCCGCCAATCTCAGTTTACAGCGTTTAAATCCGCACGTTGAGCTTGAAGCCATCAATCAACAATTAGATGATGATGCTCTACTCGCATTATTGCAAGACGTTGATGTGGTGCTAGATTGTACCGATAATGTGGAAACGCGCAATCAGCTAGATCGTTGTTGTGAGCAAAGCAAAACGCCACTGATTTCTGGTGCGGCAATCCGTATGGAAGGGCAAATTTCCGTGTTCACTTATGAAGAAAATACACCCACCTACCGCCAGCTTAGCCAGCTTTTCGGCAATGCGCCATTAAGCTGTGTGGAAACAGGCGTGCTTGCCCCAATGGTGGGCATTGTCGGCTCAATGCAAGCCCTTGAAGCAATCAAAGTGCGGTTGAAAATAGGTGAGAATTTATGTGGAC
- the moeA gene encoding molybdopterin molybdotransferase MoeA — protein sequence MLSIEQALNEMLAQLPAPQQTETLPLSQASQRICAADIISPINVPSFDNSAMDGYAVRLADLAQSRTLSVAGKAFAGNPFNGEWLPQSAVRIMTGAMIPAGADAVVMQENVQLNEDGTVTFNEMPKLGQNIRRAGEDVKQGDVVLKTGEKLTALSLPLLASLGIAEVPVFPRLKVAILSTGDELVPVGEPLSSGKIYDTNRFTVKLLLEKLPCEILDFGILPDDEALFEKAFLQAQEQADLVITSGGVSVGEADFTKTILEKLGTVNFWKIAMKPGKPFAFGKLEKAWFCGLPGNPVSALVTFYQLVQPAIAKLSGYSQWQAPQQLKAIASENLKKGVGRKDFQRGFYWVNAQGQLEVKAVGFQGSHLFSAFIESNCFIVLEAERGNVQAGEMVTIEPFNELLD from the coding sequence ATGTTAAGCATTGAACAAGCTTTGAATGAAATGTTGGCACAGCTTCCTGCGCCGCAACAAACGGAAACTTTGCCGCTTTCGCAAGCCAGCCAGCGCATTTGTGCGGCGGATATTATCTCTCCGATTAATGTGCCATCTTTTGATAATTCTGCGATGGACGGCTACGCGGTGCGTCTTGCAGATCTTGCCCAATCACGCACACTCAGCGTGGCTGGCAAAGCTTTTGCAGGCAATCCTTTTAATGGCGAATGGTTGCCACAAAGTGCGGTGCGAATTATGACTGGCGCGATGATCCCAGCTGGCGCAGACGCGGTGGTGATGCAAGAAAATGTGCAACTTAACGAAGACGGTACGGTTACTTTCAACGAAATGCCAAAATTAGGGCAAAATATTCGCCGAGCAGGTGAAGATGTTAAACAAGGGGACGTAGTGCTAAAAACAGGTGAAAAACTCACCGCACTTTCCTTGCCGTTGCTTGCTTCCTTAGGCATTGCTGAAGTGCCTGTATTTCCACGTTTGAAAGTGGCGATTTTATCCACTGGCGATGAATTAGTTCCTGTTGGCGAGCCATTGAGCAGCGGTAAAATTTACGATACCAATCGCTTTACTGTGAAATTATTATTGGAAAAATTGCCTTGCGAAATTTTAGACTTCGGCATACTGCCTGATGATGAAGCGCTATTTGAAAAAGCCTTTTTGCAAGCGCAAGAACAAGCGGATTTAGTGATCACCAGCGGTGGCGTGTCAGTGGGTGAAGCGGATTTCACCAAGACGATTTTAGAAAAACTAGGGACGGTTAATTTCTGGAAAATTGCAATGAAACCGGGGAAACCTTTTGCGTTTGGTAAATTAGAAAAGGCGTGGTTCTGCGGCTTGCCGGGCAATCCTGTGTCTGCTTTGGTTACCTTTTATCAATTAGTGCAGCCTGCCATTGCCAAGCTCAGTGGTTATAGCCAATGGCAAGCACCACAACAGCTTAAGGCAATCGCAAGTGAAAATCTGAAAAAAGGCGTGGGTCGCAAAGATTTCCAACGTGGTTTTTATTGGGTCAATGCACAAGGGCAACTTGAAGTAAAAGCCGTGGGTTTCCAAGGTTCTCATCTCTTTAGTGCTTTCATTGAAAGCAACTGTTTTATTGTATTAGAAGCAGAACGTGGCAACGTGCAAGCGGGTGAAATGGTTACTATTGAACCTTTCAATGAATTATTGGATTAA
- the folE gene encoding GTP cyclohydrolase I FolE: MNKISPEAEKVRQALVSKGIETPMVDMQLTKSQRREGIEQHMREVMKLIGLDLRDDSLEETPVRLAKMFVDEIFSGLDYANFPKITNIENRMKVSEMVLVNDVTLTSTCEHHFVTIDGKVSVAYYPKKWVIGLSKINRVVAFFAQRPQVQERLTEQILLAFQTILETEDVAVYVKATHFCVKCRGIKDTNSYTVTSAFGGVFLDDRETRKEFLTLINK, from the coding sequence ATGAACAAGATTTCCCCAGAGGCGGAGAAAGTCCGTCAGGCATTGGTGAGTAAAGGGATTGAAACCCCAATGGTGGATATGCAACTGACAAAATCACAGCGCCGTGAAGGCATTGAGCAGCATATGCGTGAAGTGATGAAGTTGATCGGTCTAGATTTGCGAGATGATAGCCTTGAGGAAACGCCAGTTCGTTTGGCGAAAATGTTTGTTGATGAAATTTTTAGTGGGCTAGATTATGCCAACTTCCCCAAAATCACCAATATTGAAAATCGAATGAAAGTCAGCGAAATGGTGTTGGTGAATGATGTTACACTCACCAGCACTTGTGAACATCATTTCGTTACCATTGATGGTAAGGTTTCAGTTGCGTATTATCCGAAAAAATGGGTAATCGGGTTATCCAAAATCAATCGTGTGGTAGCGTTTTTTGCCCAACGTCCACAGGTGCAAGAGCGCTTAACTGAACAGATTTTATTGGCTTTCCAAACGATTTTAGAAACAGAAGATGTGGCGGTTTATGTAAAAGCCACCCATTTTTGTGTGAAATGCCGTGGAATTAAAGATACAAATAGTTACACGGTAACCTCTGCATTTGGTGGGGTATTCCTTGACGATCGTGAAACTAGGAAAGAATTTTTAACACTTATAAATAAATAA
- a CDS encoding gluconeogenesis factor YvcK family protein, which produces MSDLTPHSRHENLDKINHIVAIGGGHGLGRVMSALSFMKERLTGIVTTTDNGSSTGRIRKQQGGIAWGDLRNCLNQIITEPSTASALFEYRFSANSGELAGHNLGNLMLKALENMQIRPTEGVNLIRDLLHVKSFIVPMSESAVHLAASLPSGSSVVGEVEIDELSELPNSIFLVPLVSATPEAICAIQQAEVILFGPGSFLTSIMPPILLPEIIEALKNSQAKKIFIDNLGVEHSPSAALSLQDRINWINETVGKKIIDGAIVQNGLMPENSDPQLKIIARRLRADDISYRHDRTLLCKAIDDLIEELDK; this is translated from the coding sequence ATGAGTGATTTAACACCGCACAGTCGGCACGAAAATTTAGATAAGATAAATCACATTGTAGCTATTGGCGGCGGACACGGACTTGGCCGCGTGATGTCTGCGCTCAGTTTTATGAAAGAACGCTTAACGGGCATTGTTACCACCACTGACAACGGTAGTTCCACAGGCAGAATTCGGAAACAACAAGGTGGCATTGCGTGGGGTGATTTACGCAATTGTCTTAACCAAATTATCACTGAACCTAGCACCGCTTCTGCACTGTTTGAATACCGTTTTTCTGCCAATAGTGGAGAACTCGCAGGGCATAATCTTGGCAATTTAATGCTAAAAGCCTTAGAAAATATGCAAATTCGCCCCACCGAAGGGGTAAACTTAATCCGTGATTTATTGCACGTAAAATCTTTTATTGTGCCGATGTCAGAAAGTGCAGTGCATCTTGCCGCGTCCTTGCCTTCAGGCTCTAGCGTGGTAGGTGAAGTGGAAATTGATGAGCTGAGCGAACTACCTAACTCCATTTTCCTTGTTCCCCTTGTCAGCGCCACGCCTGAAGCCATTTGCGCTATTCAACAAGCTGAAGTGATTTTATTTGGCCCAGGCAGTTTTCTCACCAGCATAATGCCACCAATTTTGCTCCCCGAAATTATCGAAGCATTAAAAAACAGCCAAGCGAAGAAGATTTTCATCGACAATCTTGGGGTTGAACATAGCCCGTCCGCAGCACTTTCTTTACAAGATCGAATAAATTGGATTAACGAAACCGTTGGGAAAAAGATTATTGATGGCGCGATCGTACAAAACGGTTTAATGCCAGAAAATAGCGATCCGCAGTTAAAAATTATTGCCAGACGTCTGCGTGCTGACGACATCAGCTACCGCCACGATCGCACTTTATTATGTAAAGCGATTGATGATTTGATTGAAGAGCTGGATAAGTAA
- the moaA gene encoding GTP 3',8-cyclase MoaA, with product MQSIPIQIPVKQVGETRLIDGFARQYYYLRLSITDMCNFRCNYCLPNGYQPEPNKPSFLTQNEIIRLVRAFSHLGTEKIRITGGEPTLRKDFLSIVENIQQIEGIKQIALTTNGYRMAKEVAAWRNAGITSINVSVDSLDPKMFQRITGIDKFADIMQGIERAFDVGYEKVKVNAVLMKKLNDHEFEAFLAWIKHRPIQMRFIELMQTGEMDQFFQQYHLSGQILADKLLSAGWQLQTRSYLDGPAKVFKHPDYQGEIGLIMPYEKNFCASCNRLRVSAKGKLHLCLFGEEGIELRDLLQADNQKSLLESRIFSALQGKREHHFLHQGDSGVRNHLASIGG from the coding sequence ATGCAAAGCATTCCTATACAAATTCCTGTAAAACAGGTGGGGGAAACGCGTCTTATTGATGGGTTTGCCCGCCAATATTATTATTTGCGACTGTCCATTACGGATATGTGCAATTTTCGTTGTAACTATTGTTTACCCAATGGTTACCAGCCTGAGCCAAACAAACCTAGCTTTCTTACGCAGAATGAAATTATCCGTTTGGTGCGAGCCTTTAGTCATCTTGGTACAGAAAAGATCCGTATCACGGGCGGCGAGCCAACCTTGCGCAAGGATTTTCTTTCTATTGTTGAAAATATTCAGCAAATTGAAGGCATCAAGCAAATTGCCTTGACCACCAATGGTTATCGTATGGCAAAAGAGGTAGCGGCTTGGCGAAACGCGGGGATTACTTCCATTAACGTCAGCGTAGATAGCCTTGATCCCAAAATGTTTCAACGCATTACGGGCATTGATAAATTTGCCGACATAATGCAAGGCATTGAACGGGCTTTTGACGTGGGTTATGAAAAGGTAAAAGTGAATGCCGTGTTGATGAAAAAACTGAACGATCACGAATTTGAGGCATTCCTTGCGTGGATCAAACACCGCCCGATCCAAATGCGTTTTATTGAATTAATGCAAACGGGCGAAATGGATCAATTTTTTCAGCAATATCATCTTTCGGGGCAAATCCTCGCGGATAAACTGTTGTCAGCGGGTTGGCAGCTTCAAACTCGTTCTTATTTAGACGGCCCTGCCAAAGTGTTTAAACACCCTGATTATCAAGGGGAAATCGGCTTGATAATGCCTTATGAGAAAAATTTCTGTGCCAGTTGTAATCGTCTGCGTGTTTCAGCAAAGGGTAAATTACATCTTTGTTTATTTGGTGAAGAAGGTATTGAACTGCGCGATTTGTTACAAGCGGATAATCAGAAATCTCTTTTAGAATCACGCATTTTCTCTGCGTTACAGGGTAAGCGAGAACATCATTTTTTACATCAAGGCGACAGTGGCGTGCGAAATCACCTCGCCAGCATTGGCGGTTAA
- the moaC gene encoding cyclic pyranopterin monophosphate synthase MoaC — MTKFTHINNNGEANMVDVSAKQDTVREARAEALVSMSEATLQMILSGQHHKGDVFATARIAGIQAAKRTWDLIPLCHPLLLSKVEVSLIALPESNQVRIESLCKLTGKTGVEMEALTAASVAALTIYDMCKAVQKDIVIEHIRLLEKCGGKSGHFLAGKQND, encoded by the coding sequence ATGACTAAATTTACTCATATCAATAACAACGGCGAAGCCAATATGGTGGACGTTTCCGCCAAGCAAGACACGGTGCGAGAAGCCCGAGCGGAAGCCTTGGTTTCAATGTCCGAAGCCACGTTGCAAATGATTTTATCGGGGCAACATCACAAAGGTGATGTGTTCGCCACCGCCCGTATTGCGGGTATTCAAGCGGCAAAACGCACGTGGGATTTAATCCCCCTTTGCCACCCTTTATTGCTCTCAAAGGTGGAAGTGTCTTTGATCGCTTTGCCCGAGAGCAATCAAGTTCGCATTGAAAGTCTGTGCAAATTAACGGGCAAAACGGGCGTGGAAATGGAAGCGCTTACCGCTGCAAGTGTGGCTGCCTTAACGATTTATGATATGTGCAAGGCAGTGCAGAAAGATATTGTGATTGAGCATATTCGTCTTTTAGAAAAGTGCGGTGGAAAATCTGGCCATTTTTTAGCAGGAAAACAAAATGATTAA
- the moaD gene encoding molybdopterin synthase sulfur carrier subunit produces the protein MIKVLFFAQTRELIGVDEIEISGQFTNAEALRQHLSAKGDKWALALDKEKLLVAINQTLASLESAVQNGDEIAFFPPVTGG, from the coding sequence ATGATTAAAGTATTATTTTTTGCCCAAACGCGAGAGCTTATTGGGGTTGATGAAATTGAAATCTCGGGCCAATTTACCAATGCAGAAGCACTACGCCAACATTTGAGCGCCAAAGGGGATAAGTGGGCGTTGGCGTTAGATAAAGAAAAGCTTTTGGTTGCCATTAATCAAACCTTGGCTAGTCTTGAAAGTGCGGTGCAAAATGGCGATGAAATTGCCTTTTTCCCACCTGTTACAGGAGGCTAA
- the moaE gene encoding molybdopterin synthase catalytic subunit MoaE — MAEIQIAVQTANFDQNAVYRWVSAPNSVGAAVVFVGKVREMNLGDSVSSLFLEHYPEMTEKALREIVDEACSRWNLLRVAVIHRVGLLHTGDEIVLVAVSSPHRGEAYQANEFIMDFLKSKAPFWKKEQTEKGERWIEHRESDQQALERW, encoded by the coding sequence ATGGCAGAAATTCAAATTGCGGTACAAACTGCTAATTTTGATCAAAATGCGGTTTATCGTTGGGTTTCCGCGCCAAATAGTGTCGGCGCTGCCGTTGTTTTCGTGGGGAAAGTGCGTGAAATGAATTTGGGCGATAGCGTATCCAGTTTATTTTTAGAACATTATCCTGAGATGACAGAAAAAGCCTTGCGTGAAATTGTTGATGAAGCTTGCTCACGTTGGAACTTATTACGCGTTGCGGTAATTCACCGCGTGGGCTTACTGCATACGGGCGATGAAATTGTGCTAGTCGCAGTGAGTTCTCCTCATCGTGGTGAAGCTTATCAAGCCAATGAATTTATTATGGATTTTCTCAAAAGCAAAGCACCATTTTGGAAAAAAGAACAGACAGAAAAGGGCGAGCGTTGGATCGAACATCGAGAAAGTGATCAACAGGCTTTGGAAAGGTGGTGA